The following are encoded together in the Pectobacterium wasabiae CFBP 3304 genome:
- a CDS encoding cytochrome o ubiquinol oxidase subunit III, with amino-acid sequence MSTETLANHNTAHAEHGHHDTGANKVFGFWVYLMSDLIIFGSLFATYAVLVNGTAGGPSGKDIFQLPFVLVETFALLFSSITYGMAMIAMNKGNKSQVNTWLGVTFLFGLVFIGMEIYEFHHLIVEGYGPDRSAFLSAFFALVGTHGLHVTGGLIWLVIMMIQVSKRGLTATNKTRLMCLSLFWHFLDVVWICVFTVVYLLGAM; translated from the coding sequence ATGTCAACTGAAACTCTGGCTAACCACAATACGGCCCATGCCGAGCATGGGCACCACGACACAGGTGCCAACAAAGTATTCGGCTTCTGGGTCTACCTGATGAGCGACCTGATCATTTTCGGGTCACTGTTCGCAACGTATGCAGTACTGGTTAACGGTACGGCTGGTGGCCCAAGCGGGAAGGACATTTTCCAACTGCCTTTCGTGCTGGTGGAAACGTTCGCATTGTTGTTCAGTAGTATTACCTACGGCATGGCGATGATCGCCATGAACAAGGGCAACAAATCTCAGGTTAATACCTGGTTGGGTGTGACCTTCTTGTTCGGCCTGGTGTTCATCGGGATGGAAATCTATGAATTCCATCACCTGATCGTGGAAGGCTATGGCCCGGATCGCAGTGCGTTCCTGTCTGCCTTCTTCGCGCTGGTCGGCACCCACGGGCTTCACGTAACGGGCGGTTTAATCTGGTTGGTCATCATGATGATTCAGGTGTCCAAACGTGGCCTGACGGCAACCAATAAAACACGTCTGATGTGTCTGAGTCTGTTCTGGCACTTCCTTGATGTGGTGTGGATCTGTGTCTTCACCGTTGTTTATCTGCTGGGGGCAATGTAA
- a CDS encoding cytochrome o ubiquinol oxidase subunit IV, whose translation MSHSPTDHAGASHGSVKSYVIGFVLSVILTVIPFSMVMSGTASHNAILFTVVGCAVVQILVHLVYFLHLNTSSEERWNVVALVFAVLIIAIVVVGSIWIMMSAHHNMMIQ comes from the coding sequence ATGAGTCATTCACCAACCGATCATGCAGGTGCCAGCCACGGCAGCGTTAAGTCATATGTGATAGGTTTTGTTCTGTCCGTTATTTTGACAGTCATTCCTTTCAGTATGGTCATGAGCGGCACTGCCTCGCATAACGCCATTCTTTTCACGGTGGTGGGATGTGCAGTGGTTCAAATTCTGGTGCATCTGGTGTACTTCCTGCACCTGAATACGTCCTCAGAAGAGCGCTGGAACGTGGTGGCTCTTGTGTTTGCCGTCCTGATTATCGCGATTGTTGTCGTGGGCTCCATCTGGATTATGATGAGCGCACACCACAATATGATGATCCAGTAA